The Bradyrhizobium betae genomic interval GATGCCGGCCTGCCAGCGCGGCGCGGGTTTCCAGAAGCTGCGGAGCGCCATCCCGAGCAGGATCGCCATCACCAGCGCCTCGACATAGGGATGCTCGAAAACGCCCAGTTCCGCCCGCTCGAGCAGGGCCGAGACACCGGCGACCAGGACGCAGAGGAGAATGCCCGGAATCAGCGTCGCAATGCGACTCGCGGCGGTGGCCGGCTTGGCGTCAGCCGGGCTGGATGCATGATTCTGCGACACAAATCTCTCCAAGAGGAGAAGGATTTATACGCAGGACGATTAGATTGGGGAATAAGTTTTCGGCATATCAGGGCCGAGGGAAGTTCTGTGCTCGGCCCGGAATAATCCGGCTCAGAAGATCAGGCATTTGGCAAGCGAGGCGACGCGGCTGAAGCCGTCATAGACGCCGGGCTCGAAGAAGGCCGCGCGCGCAAGCACGATGCCGGCGACCAGCGACCAGAACAAGCCCGTGCCGACCCGCAGCAGGATCTTGGACGCACGCGACCGCGGCTGGGTGTCCGTTGCGGACACCAGCTGCTCGCCGAAAGGTTCAAATCCAGTGCGTTCCATGGCCGTCAGTCCATCAATTTCTGGATGGAATGTCGTCGTTTCGGTCCCAAACGGCAATGGAAGCGATTGGCGTTTTTGCCCTCCGGAGGGAAAGCTCCTTCCCCAGGATGGTCCAGAGGCAATGGTTTTCTTCTTTCGGCCTATTCGGGCACCGGCGGTCGGCTTACAGGGCCAGATATCGCCGCCGGATTGCGTCATTGGCCTTCAGCTCGTCGATTCCGGCGGCGTAGACGATCTGGCCCTTGTCGATGACGGTGGCGTGGCTGGCCAGCCCCAGGCAGAAATGCATGTTCTGCTCGGCGATCAGCACGGTCGATCCGAGCTGGCGAAGCTGCCGCAGCAGTTCCCCGATCCGCTGCACGATGATCGGGGCGAGCCCCTCGCTCGGCTCATCCAGCAGTAACAGCGCGGGATTGCCCATCAGCGTGCGCGCGATCGCGAGCATCTGCTGCTCGCCGCCGGACAGCCGCCCCGCGATGCGGTGGCGCAGCGGCTCGAGCAGCGGAAAGACCTCGTAGATGCGCTTGATCGGCCATTCGTCCTGGCCCTCCGGCCCCTTCTTGCGACCGATGACGAGGTTGTCCTCGACCGTATGCTCGGGAAAGATCTGGCGATCCTCCGGCACGAAGCCGAGGCCGGCGCGCGCGATATGGTGCGGCCTCTGGCCGGAGATCACCGCGCCGCGCAGGCTCACTCTGCCGCGACGCGGCGGCGCCAGCCCCATGATCGCCTTCATGGTGGTGGATTTGCCGGCGCCATTGCGGCCGAGCAGCGCCATGGTCTCGCCCTGCCGCACCGAGAGGCCGACGCCGAACAGGATCTGGCTGGTGCCGTAATAAACGTCGAGATCGGCGACCTCGATGATGGCTGCGCTCATGCGGCGGCTCCCGCATGTTCGGTGCCGAGATAGGCCTCGATCACGGCGCTGTCGTTGCGGATTTCGTCCGGCGTGCCGGTCGCGAGGATGCGGCCGTAACAGAGTACGACGATCTTGGGCGCGATCATGAACACGATATCCATGTCGTGCTCGATGAAGACGACGGTGATCTTCTGCGTGTCCCAGAGCTCGCGGACCTTGTCGATCATGCGCCAGCGCTCTTCCGGACCCATGCCGGCGGTCGGCTCGTCCAGCAGCAGCACTTTGGGTTCGAGCACCAGCGCAAGGGCAATATCGAGCAGCTTCTGGTCGCCATGCGACAGCGTCGCGGCCGTGCGATGGCGTTTGCTCGCGAGGCCCAGCAGTTCCATCACGTGCTCGGCGCGGTCGCGCGTCTGCGGCAGCGGGAAGCGCTTGTGCAGCACCGCGGACGTCCGCTGGTCGGCGCTGACGGCGGCGAGCATGGTCTCCTGCACCGTCAGCGATTTGAAGATGCTGGCAACCTGGAACGCGCGGCCGATGCCATGGCGCACGATCTCCGGCGGCGAACGGCCGGCGAGATCGACGCCGTCGA includes:
- a CDS encoding ABC transporter ATP-binding protein — translated: MSAAIIEVADLDVYYGTSQILFGVGLSVRQGETMALLGRNGAGKSTTMKAIMGLAPPRRGRVSLRGAVISGQRPHHIARAGLGFVPEDRQIFPEHTVEDNLVIGRKKGPEGQDEWPIKRIYEVFPLLEPLRHRIAGRLSGGEQQMLAIARTLMGNPALLLLDEPSEGLAPIIVQRIGELLRQLRQLGSTVLIAEQNMHFCLGLASHATVIDKGQIVYAAGIDELKANDAIRRRYLAL
- a CDS encoding ABC transporter ATP-binding protein, which produces MLEIRNLAKSFGGVKATNDVSLDFPDGSLTAVIGPNGAGKSTFFNLITGALKPDSGQVLLDGVDLAGRSPPEIVRHGIGRAFQVASIFKSLTVQETMLAAVSADQRTSAVLHKRFPLPQTRDRAEHVMELLGLASKRHRTAATLSHGDQKLLDIALALVLEPKVLLLDEPTAGMGPEERWRMIDKVRELWDTQKITVVFIEHDMDIVFMIAPKIVVLCYGRILATGTPDEIRNDSAVIEAYLGTEHAGAAA